A stretch of DNA from Desulfosarcina ovata subsp. ovata:
ACTCGAAGACCACACAGCTGCCCTTGGCCAGGTGCTGTCCGGCGATCTCGGATGCACTGCGCAGGGGCGTCAGATCGGGAATGCGGTACTGGTCGATGGGCGTGGGCACGGCCACGATGATCAGACGGCACGTACTCAGGGTCTCGGGATCGTTGGTGTAGATGACCGAGGCAGTCGCCATTTCCGCATCGCTCACCTCCAGGGTCCGGTCCCTGCCGGCCTTGAGTTCATCGATGCGGCTGGCCTTGTAGTCGTACCCCACCACGCTAAAATGCCGGGAGAGGTGAACGGCCAGGGGCAGCCCCACGTAGCCCAGTCCCACCACGGCGATCTTCTCTTTTTTTTCCGATAGTCCCTCAAACGTCAACATTCCTGATATCTCCTCACCGTTGTAGCGGTTTTTTCACCGTCTCTATTTTTCGGCAGCATTCGGATCGGCGTGCGGATGCGGTATGCACACATACCGCATGGTCTGCTTCATCCTATCGGCAGGCCGCGGCATCTCTTGAGCGCTAAACCGGTTTGTGCCAATATAGCGTATATCCATCCGGGATGAAAGCGAAATACGGTTAGGCGGGCAGCATGAAGGGGATCACTGGTGGCCCACGAAAAACGGTCTGAAGTCACGTTCCGGCCGCTTGAGGGCTGTGTCGATCTCGCCCAGCAGCCGATTGCGGCATTCGGGCAGGCGGCCGTCAAGATTAATGTAGTTGGTGTAGTGATCGCTGGTCAGTTGCGCGTCGGCATCGAGATGCCCGATCAGCAAGGCCGCCTCCCGAAGCACCCCATGGGGGCCCAGCATCTGGAACCTGCCGTTTTCGACCATCTGCAGCAGCGGAGTATGGATCTTGGGCACGAAGGTGCGCAAGCGGATAAAATCGGGAACGATGCGGCTCAGCACATCGGCGGTCGAGGTAGCGTGGGAAACGCTGCCGGCAACCCCGCCGATTCCCAGGATCACGTACAGGCTCAGTTCGATGCCGGCGGCCAGGGTCCACTGGCCGGCCTCGATCTGCTCGGCCGCGGTCGTTCCCTTGCGGATGGCCTTTAAAATGGCGTCGTTGCCGGATTCGAGACCCACATGGATACGGGTCAGACCGGCATCGGCCAGCTGCTGCAATCCGTGCAGCCCTTTCTTATGAATGTACTGGCTGGATCCGTAAACGGTGATCCGTTCCAGGTGCGGGAAAACCTTGCGCGCGTGCCGGCAGATCCGGCACAGCGCATCGGTGGGCATGGCGATGGTGTTGCCCGCCGGGAAAAATAGAGTTCTCACCTCACCGCCGGACCGTTCGGCCGCCTCGTCCAGGTCGCGGACAATATCGGCCACCGGCCGCACCCGATAGCGCGGCCCGCCTTTATAGACCATACAGAAAGTGCAACGATTGTGCGGGCAACCGACGGTAGCCTGGACCAGCAGCGAATCCGCCTCGCTGGGCGGCCGATAGATGGGGCCTTCGTAATGCATCAATGGTTACCTCAGGTTTAGCTGATCTAACAGCCGTTTCCGCTCTCCCGGGTCCAGGTGCCGCCAGGCACCCCGCTTGAGTCCGCCCAGTTTCAGGGCCGCCACCCGGATCCGGTGAAGGCGCACGACCCGGTTGCCAAGCGTTTGTACCATGCGACGGATCTGGCGGTTCCTTCCCTCCATCAGAACGATACGGAACCGTTTGGCGGACAGACGCCGCACCCGGGCCGGCCGCGTCACCCTCGCGCCAAGCAAAACGCCCTCCGCCATGGACCGCAGGGCATCGTCGCCAATGGGCCGCTGCACCGTCACATCGTACTCTTTTTCGTGATCGAAGGAGGGATGCGAGAGGCGGTGATGAATCCGCCCGTCGTTGGTCAACAGCAGCAGGCCCGTGGACCCCTTGTCCAGACGGCCAACCGGGAACAGGCGGTCCGGAAGGTCCACCAGGTCCGTAACCACCGGTTCGCCCCGGTGTTTGCAGCTGGTCACCACCCCTTGGGGCTTGTTGAGCATCACATAGATGTGCCGCTGCGTCCGGGTCACGGCAGAGCCATCGAGACGCACCACATCGTTGTCCGGATCGATCCGCGTGCCGAGTGTGGTGACCACCTTGCCGTTGACGCTCACCCGTCCGGCAAGGATATGGCCCTCCCCCTGGCGCCGGGAGCAGGCACCGGCCTCGGAAAGAAATTTCTGCAGCCGCACCCGTGTCATGATAATGGGTTCCCATGTCCCTTCA
This window harbors:
- a CDS encoding radical SAM protein, with product MHYEGPIYRPPSEADSLLVQATVGCPHNRCTFCMVYKGGPRYRVRPVADIVRDLDEAAERSGGEVRTLFFPAGNTIAMPTDALCRICRHARKVFPHLERITVYGSSQYIHKKGLHGLQQLADAGLTRIHVGLESGNDAILKAIRKGTTAAEQIEAGQWTLAAGIELSLYVILGIGGVAGSVSHATSTADVLSRIVPDFIRLRTFVPKIHTPLLQMVENGRFQMLGPHGVLREAALLIGHLDADAQLTSDHYTNYINLDGRLPECRNRLLGEIDTALKRPERDFRPFFVGHQ
- a CDS encoding pseudouridine synthase; amino-acid sequence: MTRVRLQKFLSEAGACSRRQGEGHILAGRVSVNGKVVTTLGTRIDPDNDVVRLDGSAVTRTQRHIYVMLNKPQGVVTSCKHRGEPVVTDLVDLPDRLFPVGRLDKGSTGLLLLTNDGRIHHRLSHPSFDHEKEYDVTVQRPIGDDALRSMAEGVLLGARVTRPARVRRLSAKRFRIVLMEGRNRQIRRMVQTLGNRVVRLHRIRVAALKLGGLKRGAWRHLDPGERKRLLDQLNLR